The Methyloceanibacter sp. wino2 nucleotide sequence CGCTGTCGCGGCTCGATTGGCCCGCGGCAAAGCTCGACATCAAGCTGATCCTCGAAGCCGCGGACACCGAGACGGTCGCGGCCGCACATGGGCTGCGCTTGCCCGCCAATGTCGAACTCGTGGTCGTGCCTGACAGGGGCCCGCGCACCAAACCGAAGGCACTGAATTTCGCGCTGCCCTTGGCGCGCGGAGACTATCTCGTCGTCTACGATGCGGAGGACCGGCCGGAACCCGACCAGCTCCGGCGCGCCTATCAGGCGTTCCGCGCGGGCCCGCCCAATCTCGCGACGGTGCAGGCGCGCCTCAACATATACAATCCGGAGGCAAACTGGCTGACGCGCCAGTTCACGATCGAGTACTCGGCCCTGTTCGACGGGCTCTTGCCCCTGCTCGACACGATGGATCTGCCCATCCCGCTGGGCGGGACCTCCAATCACTTCCGCGTCGAGGCCCTCAAATGGCTCCAGGCCTGGGACCCGTATAACGTGACGGAAGACGCCGATCTCGGCGCGCGCTTGTCCCGCTTCGGCTATCGCTGCACCGTGATCGGATCCACGACATACGAAGAGGCACCTGTACGGCTCGGCGGGTGGATCAAGCAGCGCACCCGCTGGCTCAAGGGCTTCATTCAGACCTGGCTCGTGCATATGCGCGCGCCGCGCACGCTCTTCCGCGAACTGGGCCCGCGTGGCTTTCTTGCCTTTCAGATCATGATCGGCGGCACCATCCTGTCCGCACTCGTGCATCCCTGGTTCTACGGTCTTCTGGCGTTGGAACTCGCGGGTGGCGGGTTGCTCGCCCTGCCACAGACCGGGCTTGGCCTTCCGTTTTGGACGGTTTCGCTTTTCAGTCTTGTTGCCGGCTATGCGACGGCCATGGGCCTTGGCGCACTCGCCCTACGCCATCGGGGCTTGCATGGTCTCCTGTGGCAGGTCCCGTTGATGCCGCTCTACTGGCTCCTGATCTCGGTCGCGGCATACCGGGCCGTGTGGCAGTTCGCCGTCGCCCCTTTCAAATGGGAGAAGACGGAACACGGAAGTCGAGCGAAAACGCGCGCC carries:
- a CDS encoding glycosyltransferase family 2 protein, giving the protein MSLVYETPAVDPPEASAPAVAPLSASVEYSFLARAQLHPAALAHACRLAEQWGVPPHEVLIAAGHITEEAYMAALASSAGVAFVRRIPEGGAGAPGKAKLRQCLTTGILQETGPARRLLLGFTCLRPFAMRALLARLAPLPVALVPPRELRRALAECFGSSLAQGAISALKSRRPNLSAHHPASAWQVWALVLGCLALMAAGLTAPIATAYAVSIGLALVFVPVIVFRLLAAFALTRAGPNEAPEYAARDADRELPTYTILAPLYREAHMLRPLLHALSRLDWPAAKLDIKLILEAADTETVAAAHGLRLPANVELVVVPDRGPRTKPKALNFALPLARGDYLVVYDAEDRPEPDQLRRAYQAFRAGPPNLATVQARLNIYNPEANWLTRQFTIEYSALFDGLLPLLDTMDLPIPLGGTSNHFRVEALKWLQAWDPYNVTEDADLGARLSRFGYRCTVIGSTTYEEAPVRLGGWIKQRTRWLKGFIQTWLVHMRAPRTLFRELGPRGFLAFQIMIGGTILSALVHPWFYGLLALELAGGGLLALPQTGLGLPFWTVSLFSLVAGYATAMGLGALALRHRGLHGLLWQVPLMPLYWLLISVAAYRAVWQFAVAPFKWEKTEHGSRAKTRASR